Within the Cryptococcus neoformans var. neoformans B-3501A chromosome 1, whole genome shotgun sequence genome, the region CGTCTTCAAAAGTGTCCACCAGGACAACGTCGCCAGCTTTCGGAGTCCATTTTCGCCACTCATGTTCTTCCTCGGGTGTTAAACTGTGGGTTACCACTGCACCTGGATATGAAGCGGGCAACGGTCTCCCATTGCTGTCTGCCCTCTCTCCCACTAACGGGGTAAGATTAACGGTCGCCGCTATGTAGGCTAAAGTCCACTTGCCTTGATTGCCATCCACACCATTCTGTTCCATTCCGTCGCGGTCAGCTTCCGCCGTGCCCTCTTTCACTTCCATTTTTTTCGCGCCACATGTCAGCTCGTCCATGCTCTTGATGACCCAGTATCTGCTGACAGCCTCCTCCCACCTGGCCTTGACGACACCGTCATTGAGTTTTACGCCAGCACATGCCTCGAACTTTGCGGCGACAGAGTTGAGGCGTGTGAAGGTGTCGCATACGAGGAGATCGAGGGCCGCGtcgagggaggagagggggggcgggggatTCGGGAGGTGGTCCGAGGGATTCGATTTGCGTTTTGGCATTGGCGGGGGTGGCGGGGAAGGGCAGCATTCTTGGTCAGCGAGTATCAAGTAAAGCCCCCGTCGGATCCTTGCGGGGCCCCACCCACTCCCACCTTTTGAACGTCTTTTTTGTTCCTCCTTTCGTTCTTCGTCCCCCTGCGTGATCCGTCCACTTCCAGCCTCTAATTATCCACTAGTCCCCACTAGCTCCTTACTAGCCCGCCCGCCACTCCGCCGCCCTTGCCCAtggcgaagaaaaagcTCTCCCTCAAGCGTAAGCCACACCCCGGCGTCCCCCGCTGACCGCCAGCCCAGAACAGGGGCTTTGCAACCACTTCCCTCCCCAAAAAGGCGGCCCCGCCACCTGCTCCACCACCCGCGGACTCCCCGCCCGCCCCGCCACCCCAGGCCCCCccgtcctcctcgccaCCTCCCGCCGACTGGGAGCACGAGGAAGGTGCGGAGGAAGCCGCCCTCCAGAGTCTCGTCGACAGGCTGCAGGACAaggctgaaaaggaagtCGCCCGCATAGTAAAGGTACGATCATGCCCTCCACCAAAAATGCAGATCTTACAGCCATGATGTTCAGGCCATTGAATACGACTCTCGTCTGGCAGCCTCGTTCCCCAAGCTTGATATCAACCAGGCCATCCGAGATACCGCCCTTGAGTTGGCattggaggaagagaaagcagCCTGCCAAGGTGAATGGCATCCAAGACACGCAGAAAGAATCTCACTGAACGACCTTTCGCAGATACCGATCATCCTCCCGTCGTGACCTTTCCATCGACCACCGTTTCAGACTCAGATAAAGGACTGTTGCGGTACTTTGTCGCTTATCACGTTCTTCAAAATCTCGGCTTCCGACAAGAGAGGATTGAGCAATGCCTCCTACAAGGTAtaaaagagggagagggctgggaagaagctcttGAATGGGTGTGTCTGGTCGGCAAAAGGCTTTCATTACTGACAAATGTTACAGATGTGGTTGCATCTCAGCGAGGATGAGTGCCTCCAACGAGGAGAGTATGAAAGGACAACCGGTACGCTTTGCTAGGTGAAGGAATGGACTGACCTTGATTTTCAATTTTTTAGAGCCCAGTATAACTGAGAATCAGGAATCACTCGTTCCCGCCATTGAACCGGACGTTGAACCTATCGCTCAGCCCGCGCAGTCTTCAAGACCCACACGAACCGCACTGCAGGCCACTGACGCCAGCACCGAAGCTCGCACCACGGCCCACAAATCACTATTTCAAAGTCAAGATACATCGGATACCGAGTCTGACTCTGGAACTGAAGACGAATACCACATCAACGAGCAATGGGCAAAATTGCAGTTGGAACTTGATACCCTTCGTATGGCGtctggagaagggaaaaaaggtaaaaagggaaagggtAACCAAGTCATACTGGAAACGCCGGAGATAAGAAGGCTCAAGGACAAGATTGGCAAAGTGGAAAAGGAGTACATGTTTACTCGCAAGAATGCCGGTGCGTTCCTTACAAACCTTTATGTGCATCCATTCTAACTTACATGTAGATGCTATACTCAAAGTTTTGAGAAATCAAAGAGATGTCGCAGCCATTGCCGCCAAGTTCAAGGGCGCTTCCATTCAGGACGCTGATCAGACCGAAACCGATTCTCCTTCGGGAAATACTCAAGGTGATTCGATTGTAGAGGAAAAGACTAACCTTATGGATGGGTCGTCTGACGAGGAGGGAGATCTTTTTGGTGGTATGCTGGACGAGCCCACTACTCTCCCCGGTACACCGGCTGAAACATCGACTTCAACACACATTACAGTCCGATCCATGCCCATCCCAAAGCAAATGTCATTTGCTGGTACCATTCCGAAAAACGTTCTCAAAGCAGCCCTCGCCAAACAGACAAAGCAGGTTGTCATATCGTATGTCAACTTATCTGGTGCCAGTCGCGCCGCAAGGGCTGGCCTGGAAATTGGTTGgcaaggaggtggaaggaaggtctggaagatggatgatatTGCTTGTGATGATATGGTTGAGGCGGAGAACTATGTGTCGACACTCGCACTCTCGGATTTAGAGGCAGAAAAAACCGTTGCAGGAGTTAACTGGAGGACAATGCCGCCCTCATACAGAGAATTATGGGAAGAGctgaaggtgaagaggcaagaaagagaggacgAAAGTAGAAGGGGcatttggaagatgattaAGGGCATATGGGATAAGAAGGCCGTTGAAGCGACTGCAGAGAAGAACGACACGTCAAAACCTAGCACTAGCAATACTCCGATTGACCCACCTGCGAGGCCGgcgaaagagaaggaagacgtCATTATTCAAAAGCTTCAAGATGATTTTGCCAAACGAAAAGAGTCATCAGCGTACCAGACAATGCTTACTCAGCGCAACACACTTCCGATCGCTTCATTCCGTGATCAAATCATTTCCACTTTGGACACCAATCAGATCTTGGTGTTTAGCGGTGAGACTGGTTGCGGTAAATCTACTCAACTACcgtccttcatcctcgaaGACCAACTGGCCAGGGGAAAGCCTTGTAAAATAGTCGTGACCGAGCCTCGACGTATCAGTGCTATTTCCTTGGCTCAACGAGTATCCCAGGAACTGGGCGATGCCCCAGGTGCGGTTGGcacctcatcctcgcttGTTGGCTACAGCATTCGTCTGGAATCGAAAACTTCGGCCAATACTCGTCTGTCATTCGTGACGAATGGTATTGCACTTCGTATGCTTGAGTCTGGTTCCAGCGGTAGTTCCAGAGGCACCGCATTTGACGAAGTCACACATATCATCGTGGACGAAGTCCATGAACGTTCAATCGAGTCAGACTTTTTGCTCATCGTTTTGAAGAATCTTTGTGAAGCAAGGAAAGATCTCAAGGTTGTTTTAATGTCAGCCACCGTAGATGCTGAGAAAATTTCGGCCTTTTTCGGAGGTTGCCCTTTCATGTCCGTACCTGGAAGAACGTTCCCTGTCACTGTGCAATATCTTGAAGACGCTGTTGAGCTCGCTGGGTGGCACATCGACGGATCTTCTCCATATGCCATTCGAGGCAAGAAATTCAAGCCAGCGAGTCAAATGGTGGAGTGGAACGAAGAAGGGGCTAAATCTGATTCGGATCCagacgatgaagacgaggaaacAGCGTTTAACCCTGCAAAGCTGTCGTCAAACAAGTACTCTGCTCAGACAGTCGACACTATCAATATTCTGGATTCTCGATTAATTCCATATGATCTCATCGTCTTGCTGCTCGAGAAGATTTGCTTTGAAGCTGCCGATTATGTGCCCTTTTCTCAGGCAACTTTGGTATTCATGCCGGGCCTGGCTGAAATTAGAAAGCTGAACGACATGCTGCTCGCCCATCCAAAATTCGGCAGTACGGACTTTGTGGTGTGGCCTTTACATTCCAGTATTTCTTCCGAGGGGCAGAGTGCGGTATTCAAGAGGCCTCCGGAAGGAGTGAGGAAGATTGTAATCTGTGAGTCATAGTTGTGAATTGTTGAATTTCACTAACTTTTCTGATCTAGCTACCAACATTGCAGGTGAGGACAACAAAAAGTCTCCAATGACAAGCGCATTCTAACCTGATTCTTTTCCCAGAAACTGGTGTTACCATCCCAGATATCACATGCGTTATCGACACAGGAAAGCAGCGTGAAATGCGGTGAGTTTTATCCACAACCGTTTCTTCCCAGAAATTCATTATGATGTTCTTTAGCTATGACGAGAAGCGACAGCTTTCGCGATTTGTCGAATCGTATGTTGCAAGAAGCAACGCTAAACAACGTCGCGGACGAGCCGGTCGTGTTCAGGAAGGCCTTGCGTTCCATTTGTTCACCAAGGCCAGACATGATACGCAGGCAGGTTTATTTGAAATTACTATCAGGAAAATTCGGCTTATTCATTGTAGCTTCCTGATCATCCTATTCCCGAGATGCTTAGGCTCTCTCTCCAAGACCTTGCTCTTCGTATCAAAATTCTCAAAGTACCTCTCGGCAAGACTGTTGAATCTGTCTTGTTGCAGGCGCTTGATCCGCCTTCGTCGATCAACATTCAACGTGCTATCGCTTCTCTAGTTGAGGTCAAAGCGCTCACGCCAAATGAGGAGATCACACCCTTAGGACGGCTACTTTCCAAACTCCCCATGGACGTCCATCTCGGAAAGTTTCTACTTGTGGCCGCTATGCTTGGATGCCTAGACCCGGCTTTGACAATTGCAGCAACGTTAAACTCCAAAAGCCCATTTGTGACTCCGTTTGGCTTTGAGTCGCAGGCCAGAGCTGCTAAGCGGAGTTTTGCCATTGGTAGGTCTGGATGTGTTAAGCATGTAAATTTTCGTAGCTCAGTCGAGACTTTTCTTTTTAGGAAATAACGACTTTTTCACTATTGCAAACGTCTTTgcaagctggagaagagctTCTGACAATCCCCACTTTGTGAGAACTTTTTGTAAGAAAAACTTTGTATCTCATCAGGTCTGTCATATATCTCTCAATCTATGACTTTTATGTTGAAATACTGATTTTGCGGATATAGAACCTGCAACAAATTGAGGAACTCAGACAGCAACTTCTTGCGTAAGTTTACTCGGCTAGTATTGATATGAAGTCCCGACACTCATGGGTGCATATAGATACCTCATTGATACATCTTTTGTCGATGCTACGCCTGCTCAGAGGCAGGCGATCAGCCAGTGAGTGCCAAGTGATGACTTCCAGTGCGAGCATAAGATTAATCGAAGTCGGATTTCAGGGGCCGCTTCTCTCGTGGCGTGCGAACCAAATTTGTTCCTGTGCCTCCGGAATTGAACATCAATGGAGAGGATCTGAAAGTAGTTGGAGCGGCCCTGGTTTCCGGTCTGTACCCCAAACTGCTAGCTCTCGATGCTTCTGGCGGCATGAAAACCATAACAAACCAGCAACCAGTCGCAATTGTACGTTGTTTGTGCACTTCACGTGGACTGCAAAAATCTGACAGCAATCACAGCACCCAAGTTCCGTCAACTTTAAAGTTCACAAGGGCGAGTTTGGTTCAAATTATCTGGCATACTTTACCATCATGCATTCCAAGAGATTGTATGCCTGGGAAACGGGACCAGTGGACGACGCGGCGCTGGCGTTGCTATGTGGTGATATTGCAGACTTCAAGGTATGTCATGGTCCGTTGTTGTTGTAATAGAGGACTGACTTTTAGCCACGGACAGGTATCAGCGTCCTCATTCATTCTTGACAGGAAGATCAAATACAGCTTGTCGCCCAAGACGTCCATCGCTATCAAACTGATTCGAGAGCAATTTTATCAGGTAATGTCATTGCGCTTTAGAGGAAAGAAACTGTCAGACAACCAACAAAGATGGTTTGAGCTTGGTCTCAAGTGTCTCGCAGCTGGACTGCAAGACGAGGAGGCGGCGAAAATTTGTGTGGTATAGAATATGTAGCACGTTTTTCACAGTTCCGCAATACAACGATGCATTGTAGCATGACATTGGGATGAGTTTCATTCCAACTAATATTCACGTGTACAATGGAAGTTCTACAGCTACAGAGATCATTACAATAGTTCGTTTTAACAGTATTCTGATCTATCCTACGATGTACGGCTAAATCGACAAAAAGTTCTGAAAGACTATGAtttctccttgcctttgccAGTTCCATTCGGTTGTACGTCGTACTTGTTGGGCTTATGGGCATGGTCCGAATGGTCACACTTATGAGAATGGTGATGTCGACGTGGCTTCCGCAATGGTCTGTCTCAGACAATGGTGCATCAGCAAATCGCTTTGAGACACGGAGCAAATGCGCTAACCTGGCACGACCATCGCCAGCTCCGCCGTCCGATTCTGagctctcctcctcttccacatTTGGGTCGTCCTTCAGTCTATGACGATGACTGTTACTACCTCTGGAAGGACGGCGATCCGTTTCTGAAGATGATCCATCCGATGACGATTCATCTGAAGATGATTCGTCAAATGCCCGTGGCTTGTGATAAATGCAGCATACTGTTCATGGTTAGTGAATGGCGGGTCTGTTGGCCAAGGCCCCGGTCACGAGTCGTTCGATGGATCTCGAGCAAGGGCAGGCAGCGGATAGGACTCACTCTTggactttttctttccgaGACCCTCATTATCAACTGTCTCTTCTGTCCACACGACGCGGCGCTCTGTTGAAGCGCCTGCTCTGAGATGGAGGACGGTTTGGGGCGGAGTGTCTGTGGGAGTAGTATGTGTCTgggtgagggtgagggtgGATGTGCGGGAGGGCGGGGAGCGTTGTGCTGTGGACATTGTGTGCGAGTTGTTTGAGTGTGGAAAGCGACGAGTATACGTACATTACGTAGTGTTTATATTTGGAGACGCATCCGGTCCACCGTGGGAATCGCCGCTTCTGTATCTTTTCTCCAGCCGCTTCTCCACTCACTTCTTCGTCACTTTATCCAAATATGTCACATCAGCGCACAGCCCATTTCCAGGTGCCACCTCTCCAGATATCGTGGGTCCATACAAGCCCCATGCCAGCGCAAGCTCACATTCCAGCCGTACAGCTCCGTCCTCCACGGCGGTATCCATCATCCTACTCTCAGAACATGGCAGGCCAACGGGCGGAACCTCACAAAGTCTATGCTTATCTAccccatcttcatctccgaCGACCCTGACGCTGAACAAGAAGTTGCAACTTTACCAGGGCAGAAGCGATGGGGTATCAACAAGCTCGAAGCGTTCTTGAAGCCCTTGGTGGAAAAAGGCTTGAAGAGTGTGATTCTTTTCGGTGTGCCTGTTACTATGGAAAAGGCAAGTTGCATTTTGGATTTCGGTGTGACGGTGCAAAAGGGTTGTGTCTGATATGCCTTGTACACTAGGATCCTCGTGGCAGCGCTGCCGATGACGAATCGACCCCTGTCATTCAAGCGCTGAAACTCCTTACCAACGTCTTCCCCCAACTCATGCTTTGTGTCGATGTTTGCCTTTGTGAATATACGTCTCACGGTCACTGTGGCATTCTCTCGTCTCTCCCCAATCCAGCCCACTCCAACGCCCCCACTCTTGACGCGGAGGCTTCAGCTCAGCGTATCGCTGAAGTTGCTGTCGCCTATGCCAAAGCTGGTGCGCACTGTGTGGCACCAAGTGACATGATGGATGGGAGAATACGAGCAATCAAATATGGACTGATGCAAGTCGGATTGGCCAACAGGTGCGCTTTGATGAGCTATTCGGCCAAGTTTGCCAGCGGGTTATACGGACCTTTCCGGTTAGTCACTCCGTCCTATCCCCGAATTTCTTTTTGACTTTTAGTTTGGTCTGTCTAGAGATGCCGCCGGAAGCGCCCCTTCGTTTGGCAACAGAAAATGCTATCAACTCCCTCCGAATGCTCGTAGCCTCGCTAGAAGAGCTATCGTGAGTTCTTCAAATAAGAGTTTACGATATCAGTGCTAAGCTACCATAGCAACGAGATGCTAGCGAGGGCGCTGATATCCTCATGGTCAAGCCTGCTCTCCCTTACCTCGACATCATATCAGACTGTGCACAATATGCCCCTGATCATCCCACTGCCTGCTATCAAGTCTCGGGTGAATATGCCATGGTCGTCGCTGGTGCAGAGAAGGGCATCTATGATTTGAGGGAAATGGCGTTCGAAACTACCGAAAGCATGGTTCGCGCAGGTAAGTGCATTTTTGCAAGACTTCGCGCCACTTCTCCTGCTAATTGAGACGTATACAGGAGCCAGCATAATCCTGACATACTTCACTCCTCAGTTCCTTGACTGGCTTGATGAATGACCTGCTGGATTTTTTTCCGACGTCGTATAATAGGGCTGCATAGTCATTAAAGATGCAAAAATCCTAGGTGAATGTCAGGGAGGGAAAATGGTACATTTTTGTTCAGGCATGGTACAATGAGAGCTCCGAAATACAAAGATGCCGCATACTATTGATTTCTATGATCAAGCCATTCGCTTTACAACAAAGATTTTACTCCTCGTATAGTTTCTAAAACCACATCCGTGTTTTCTGAGCcgtctccttcatctcctccttccatGGATAATCCCCCGGGCATCAGGCGACGGAAAGTGTTTTGCATCATCGACTGCAATTCTCCAAGCTCCCTTAGAGACTGTATCAAGCCATCAAGCTTTGCAGCTCTTGAATGGCCGAATAAGGGTTGAATTACTTCGCCTTCAATCTCAGCAGAGACACCGATA harbors:
- a CDS encoding hypothetical protein (Similar to gi|46095990|gb|EAK81223.1| hypothetical protein UM00574.1 [Ustilago maydis 521], FASTA scores: opt: 1767, E(): 1.3e-79, (37.953% identity (64.035% similar) in 1710 aa overlap (1-1445:1-1681)); HMMPfam hit to HA2, Helicase associated domain (HA2), score: 105.3, E(): 1.5e-28), which translates into the protein MAKKKLSLKPQNRGFATTSLPKKAAPPPAPPPADSPPAPPPQAPPSSSPPPADWEHEEGAEEAALQSLVDRLQDKAEKEVARIVKAIEYDSRLAASFPKLDINQAIRDTALELALEEEKAACQDTDHPPVVTFPSTTVSDSDKGLLRYFVAYHVLQNLGFRQERIEQCLLQGIKEGEGWEEALEWMWLHLSEDECLQRGEYERTTEPSITENQESLVPAIEPDVEPIAQPAQSSRPTRTALQATDASTEARTTAHKSLFQSQDTSDTESDSGTEDEYHINEQWAKLQLELDTLRMASGEGKKGKKGKGNQVILETPEIRRLKDKIGKVEKEYMFTRKNADAILKVLRNQRDVAAIAAKFKGASIQDADQTETDSPSGNTQGDSIVEEKTNLMDGSSDEEGDLFGGMLDEPTTLPGTPAETSTSTHITVRSMPIPKQMSFAGTIPKNVLKAALAKQTKQVVISYVNLSGASRAARAGLEIGWQGGGRKVWKMDDIACDDMVEAENYVSTLALSDLEAEKTVAGVNWRTMPPSYRELWEELKVKRQEREDESRRGIWKMIKGIWDKKAVEATAEKNDTSKPSTSNTPIDPPARPAKEKEDVIIQKLQDDFAKRKESSAYQTMLTQRNTLPIASFRDQIISTLDTNQILVFSGETGCGKSTQLPSFILEDQLARGKPCKIVVTEPRRISAISLAQRVSQELGDAPGAVGTSSSLVGYSIRLESKTSANTRLSFVTNGIALRMLESGSSGSSRGTAFDEVTHIIVDEVHERSIESDFLLIVLKNLCEARKDLKVVLMSATVDAEKISAFFGGCPFMSVPGRTFPVTVQYLEDAVELAGWHIDGSSPYAIRGKKFKPASQMVEWNEEGAKSDSDPDDEDEETAFNPAKLSSNKYSAQTVDTINILDSRLIPYDLIVLLLEKICFEAADYVPFSQATLVFMPGLAEIRKLNDMLLAHPKFGSTDFVVWPLHSSISSEGQSAVFKRPPEGVRKIVISTNIAETGVTIPDITCVIDTGKQREMRDSFRDLSNRMLQEATLNNVADEPVVFRKALRSICSPRPDMIRRQLPDHPIPEMLRLSLQDLALRIKILKVPLGKTVESVLLQALDPPSSINIQRAIASLVEVKALTPNEEITPLGRLLSKLPMDVHLGKFLLVAAMLGCLDPALTIAATLNSKSPFVTPFGFESQARAAKRSFAIGNNDFFTIANVFASWRRASDNPHFVRTFCKKNFVSHQNLQQIEELRQQLLAYLIDTSFVDATPAQRQAISQGRFSRGVRTKFVPVPPELNINGEDLKVVGAALVSGLYPKLLALDASGGMKTITNQQPVAIHPSSVNFKVHKGEFGSNYLAYFTIMHSKRLYAWETGPVDDAALALLCGDIADFKVSASSFILDRKIKYSLSPKTSIAIKLIREQFYQVMSLRFRGKKLSDNQQRWFELGLKCLAAGLQDEEAAKICVV
- a CDS encoding hypothetical protein (Similar to gi|32415259|ref|XP_328109.1| hypothetical protein [Neurospora crassa], FASTA scores: opt: 314, E(): 4.6e-12, (37.870% identity (64.497% similar) in 169 aa overlap (2-161:3-155)); HMMPfam hit to PPI_Ypi1, Protein phosphatase inhibitor, score: 120.7, E(): 3.4e-33); amino-acid sequence: MSTAQRSPPSRTSTLTLTQTHTTPTDTPPQTVLHLRAGASTERRVVWTEETVDNEGLGKKKSKICCIYHKPRAFDESSSDESSSDGSSSETDRRPSRGSNSHRHRLKDDPNVEEEESSESDGGAGDGRARPLRKPRRHHHSHKCDHSDHAHKPNKYDVQPNGTGKGKEKS
- a CDS encoding hypothetical protein (Match to ESTs gb|CF189618.1|CF189618, gb|CF190931.1|CF190931, gb|CF189617.1|CF189617; Similar to gi|46097947|gb|EAK83180.1| hypothetical protein UM02060.1 [Ustilago maydis 521], FASTA scores: opt: 1520, E(): 3.2e-97, (64.392% identity (85.757% similar) in 337 aa overlap (10-346:10-338)); HMMPfam hit to ALAD, Delta-aminolevulinic acid dehydratase, score: 559.7, E(): 2.4e-165) — its product is MSHQRTAHFQVPPLQISSVLHGGIHHPTLRTWQANGRNLTKSMLIYPIFISDDPDAEQEVATLPGQKRWGINKLEAFLKPLVEKGLKSVILFGVPVTMEKDPRGSAADDESTPVIQALKLLTNVFPQLMLCVDVCLCEYTSHGHCGILSSLPNPAHSNAPTLDAEASAQRIAEVAVAYAKAGAHCVAPSDMMDGRIRAIKYGLMQVGLANRCALMSYSAKFASGLYGPFRDAAGSAPSFGNRKCYQLPPNARSLARRAIQRDASEGADILMVKPALPYLDIISDCAQYAPDHPTACYQVSGEYAMVVAGAEKGIYDLREMAFETTESMVRAGASIILTYFTPQFLDWLDE